In Hamadaea flava, a genomic segment contains:
- a CDS encoding glycosyltransferase family 4 protein has translation MTATEYDLCVAVNYYTPYVSGLTEVARVVAEGLAARGWRIAVVAAQHDPATPRRETLSGVDVYRTPVTATINRGLVSPSFPATVRRIARRSRVLHLHLPMLEAGLIAARLPTPIVSTYHIDLWLPPGLVARAATAAVAVSARYALRRSAAVVVNSDDQAAHSQLWPVLSQARREAISAPCLDRSGGRPSYRETAGPHIGFLGRIVADKGLEYLVEAFDGIDDPQARLLIGGDYLTVAGTSVIDRIRAAADRDPRIRILGLLRGQQIADFYASIDAFALPSVAESFGIAQAEAMMCGVPSVTTDLPGGRYPVVATGMGMVVAPRSPVQLRAALFDVLSWDAARRADGAERARDLFGLTACLDRYAALFDSLAAPPVVAAASAAAVTASGRSRSCPPGVDQGATDATRRAITTEGS, from the coding sequence GTGACGGCCACCGAATACGACCTGTGCGTCGCGGTGAACTACTACACGCCGTACGTCAGCGGGCTGACCGAGGTGGCCCGGGTCGTCGCCGAAGGTCTGGCCGCTCGCGGCTGGCGGATCGCCGTCGTCGCCGCCCAGCACGACCCCGCCACGCCGCGCCGCGAAACGCTGTCCGGTGTGGACGTCTACCGGACGCCGGTGACCGCGACGATCAACCGTGGCCTGGTCAGCCCGTCCTTTCCGGCGACCGTACGCCGGATCGCCCGCCGGTCGCGGGTGCTGCACCTGCACCTGCCGATGCTGGAGGCCGGACTGATCGCGGCCCGGCTGCCGACGCCGATAGTGTCGACCTACCACATCGATCTGTGGCTGCCGCCGGGGCTCGTGGCGCGGGCCGCCACCGCTGCCGTGGCCGTCTCAGCCCGGTACGCCCTGCGCCGCTCGGCCGCTGTCGTCGTCAACAGCGACGACCAGGCCGCCCATTCGCAGCTGTGGCCGGTGCTGAGCCAGGCTCGGCGGGAGGCGATCTCGGCGCCCTGCCTCGACCGGTCCGGCGGACGACCGTCCTATCGGGAGACGGCCGGGCCGCACATCGGCTTCCTCGGCCGGATCGTCGCCGACAAAGGCCTGGAATACCTCGTCGAAGCCTTCGACGGGATCGACGACCCGCAGGCCCGGCTGCTCATCGGCGGTGACTACCTGACCGTCGCCGGAACCTCGGTCATCGACCGGATCCGGGCGGCCGCCGATCGCGACCCCCGCATCCGCATCCTGGGCCTGCTCCGGGGACAGCAGATCGCCGACTTCTACGCCTCGATCGACGCGTTCGCGCTGCCGTCGGTCGCGGAATCGTTCGGGATCGCGCAGGCCGAGGCCATGATGTGCGGCGTACCGTCGGTCACCACGGATCTGCCGGGCGGCCGGTATCCGGTCGTGGCCACCGGCATGGGAATGGTGGTGGCGCCCCGATCGCCTGTACAACTGCGGGCCGCGCTGTTTGACGTGCTCTCGTGGGACGCCGCCCGCCGGGCCGACGGGGCGGAACGGGCGCGGGACCTGTTCGGTCTCACCGCCTGCCTCGACCGCTACGCCGCCCTCTTCGACTCGCTCGCCGCCCCTCCGGTGGTCGCCGCCGCCTCGGCCGCTGCTGTGACCGCGTCAGGCCGCAGTCGATCATGCCCTCCGGGAGTTGATCAGGGTGCCACGGACGCGACACGCCGCGCGATCACGACCGAAGGTTCATGA
- a CDS encoding AfsR/SARP family transcriptional regulator translates to MRIRLLGSIEVEAGGRTLDAGPLQRRAVLAALAMDAGSPVGLDALVERVWGADPPEAPRSALYAHIARLRRLFAGHGVRLIKQVDGYVLNLDRERVDVHRIGRLLEAYRGDPGRVADLREAMDLWRGRPLAQLTGFWAAKVRRGVESQLVGVASAWAAEELRRGNAETVADRLAPIVESHPLAEPVVAQHMWALCALGRTSEALQCYAVVRTQIAEQLGVEPGAELRDLHVAVLRGEVTAPVRLPAYRQLFYDDAELRDLGQLVLLAGRLETMMACVYAMILDDDSRALTHYLGGPARLSAAGRSAADRLRDEGQPDLAEELALWSKACDEAREDGRQAVHVLPPGPAARWWRTAAALSAVDDATVAQRHARLVERIIEGYALGDRIAARYEASPSTPVRSADSAHRRTA, encoded by the coding sequence ATGCGGATCAGGCTGCTGGGTTCGATCGAGGTGGAGGCGGGCGGCCGCACCCTGGACGCCGGGCCGTTGCAGCGCCGGGCCGTGCTCGCGGCGCTGGCGATGGACGCCGGCAGCCCGGTCGGGCTCGACGCGCTCGTGGAACGCGTCTGGGGCGCCGATCCACCGGAGGCCCCCCGCAGCGCCCTCTACGCGCACATCGCCCGGCTCCGCCGGCTCTTCGCCGGGCACGGCGTACGCCTGATCAAGCAGGTCGACGGCTATGTGCTCAACCTCGACCGGGAACGCGTCGACGTCCACCGGATCGGGCGGCTGCTGGAGGCGTACCGGGGTGATCCGGGGCGCGTCGCCGACCTGCGGGAGGCGATGGACCTGTGGCGCGGACGGCCGCTGGCCCAGCTGACCGGGTTCTGGGCGGCCAAGGTACGCCGCGGCGTCGAATCCCAGCTCGTCGGGGTGGCCAGCGCCTGGGCCGCCGAAGAGCTGCGGCGCGGCAACGCCGAGACGGTCGCCGACCGGCTCGCCCCGATCGTCGAGTCCCATCCGCTGGCCGAGCCCGTCGTCGCCCAGCACATGTGGGCGTTGTGCGCGCTCGGCCGGACCTCCGAGGCGTTGCAGTGCTACGCCGTCGTGCGTACGCAGATCGCCGAGCAGCTCGGCGTCGAACCCGGCGCGGAGCTACGCGACCTGCATGTGGCGGTACTGCGCGGCGAGGTCACGGCTCCGGTACGGCTCCCGGCGTACCGCCAGCTCTTCTATGACGACGCCGAGTTGCGCGACCTGGGGCAGCTCGTGCTGCTGGCGGGCCGGCTGGAGACGATGATGGCCTGCGTCTACGCGATGATCCTGGACGACGACAGCCGGGCCCTGACCCACTATCTGGGTGGGCCGGCGCGGCTGTCGGCGGCCGGGCGCAGCGCCGCGGACCGGCTGCGCGACGAGGGCCAGCCCGACCTCGCGGAGGAGCTGGCCCTGTGGAGCAAGGCCTGCGACGAGGCCCGGGAGGACGGCCGTCAGGCGGTGCACGTCCTGCCACCCGGACCGGCCGCACGCTGGTGGCGCACCGCCGCCGCGCTGTCCGCTGTGGACGATGCGACCGTCGCGCAGCGGCACGCCCGGCTGGTCGAGCGGATCATCGAGGGGTACGCCCTCGGCGACCGCATCGCCGCTCGCTACGAGGCGAGCCCGTCGACGCCGGTCAGGTCGGCCGACAGCGCCCACAGACGGACGGCCTGA
- a CDS encoding NAD-dependent epimerase/dehydratase family protein: MRIVVTGAAGMLGTALLSGPWAGVDWTGVDIRPLTVDADFVQADVRDTDAMARAFQHADVVIHSAAALPSNRSAEIRSVDVDGTASVVAAAKRAGVGRLVHISSTAVYGLPRHCPTPEDYPCEPVDAYSGAKLEAERIVLRARAEGLCAPILRPKTFLGPERLGLFAMLFEWADEGRNFPLLGGGDVRTQMLDVDDLCVAVRLVCERPETVVNDTFNIGAARFGTLREDFQAVLDAAGHGRRIVTVPVGPAVAILRGLAALRLSPVYARLVHKLRRDSYVSIDKAVDRLGFVPRVSNIEALLKTYAWWRGTAADRRRPAGTTHRDPWRQGALRLAKALF, from the coding sequence GTGCGGATCGTGGTCACCGGGGCGGCCGGAATGCTGGGCACCGCACTGCTTTCCGGGCCGTGGGCCGGCGTCGACTGGACCGGTGTGGACATTCGACCGTTGACCGTGGACGCGGACTTCGTTCAGGCGGACGTGCGCGACACCGACGCGATGGCGCGGGCCTTCCAGCACGCCGACGTCGTGATCCACTCGGCGGCCGCGCTGCCGAGCAACCGATCGGCCGAGATCCGCTCGGTCGACGTCGACGGGACCGCGTCGGTGGTCGCGGCGGCGAAGCGGGCCGGGGTCGGGCGGCTGGTGCACATCTCGTCGACCGCCGTCTACGGCCTGCCCCGGCACTGCCCGACGCCCGAGGACTATCCGTGCGAGCCGGTCGACGCCTACTCCGGCGCCAAGCTCGAAGCCGAACGGATCGTGCTGCGGGCGCGGGCGGAGGGTCTGTGCGCGCCGATTCTGCGGCCGAAGACGTTCCTCGGACCCGAGCGGCTCGGGCTGTTCGCGATGTTGTTCGAGTGGGCCGACGAGGGCCGCAACTTCCCGCTGCTCGGCGGCGGGGACGTCCGCACGCAGATGCTCGACGTCGACGATCTGTGTGTCGCCGTCCGGCTGGTCTGCGAACGCCCGGAGACCGTCGTTAACGACACGTTCAACATCGGCGCGGCGCGCTTCGGCACGCTGCGCGAGGACTTCCAGGCCGTGCTGGACGCCGCCGGCCACGGCCGCCGGATCGTCACCGTGCCGGTCGGCCCGGCCGTGGCGATCCTGCGCGGGCTCGCAGCGCTGCGCTTGTCGCCGGTGTACGCGCGGCTGGTGCACAAGCTTCGCCGGGACTCGTACGTCTCGATCGACAAGGCAGTCGACCGGCTCGGCTTCGTGCCCCGAGTGAGCAACATCGAGGCGCTGCTCAAGACGTACGCGTGGTGGCGCGGGACGGCGGCGGACCGCCGCCGGCCGGCCGGAACCACCCATCGAGACCCCTGGCGGCAGGGCGCCCTCCGGCTCGCGAAGGCGCTGTTCTGA
- a CDS encoding UbiA prenyltransferase family protein: MVQTLESPATTALDDIPVRFRWRALLSLLRPRHWIKGAPVLVAPLVTAPVAAAGHAAPLGLTLAAFLAASSTVYVLNDLRDRDADRLHPVKRLRALPSGRVTVRAATLLLVVLAGITAALLTLLPLVVAGVVGAYVAVNVWYSLALKHQPLVDVSVVAAGFVLRALAGTVAAGLPVRPFLLICVYCACVALSLGKRRHELAMVGDAHRSALSAYSVPFLDHVVVVNLVVALAGYVAFLWGLASPYGAVATVVTFPFATFTIYRYLQMVMVDRSGGDPVVDLVRDGPMRAGAGLWAAALAAVLIASAL; encoded by the coding sequence ATGGTGCAGACCCTGGAAAGCCCGGCGACCACCGCCCTCGACGACATTCCCGTACGCTTCCGTTGGCGAGCACTGCTGTCACTGCTGCGGCCACGGCACTGGATCAAAGGCGCGCCGGTGCTGGTGGCACCTCTGGTCACTGCCCCGGTCGCCGCAGCTGGGCACGCCGCGCCGCTCGGGCTGACCCTGGCCGCCTTCCTGGCCGCGTCGTCCACCGTGTACGTGCTCAACGATCTGCGGGATCGCGACGCCGACCGGCTGCATCCGGTCAAACGCCTGCGGGCGCTGCCCAGTGGACGGGTGACCGTCCGGGCGGCGACCCTCCTGCTGGTCGTGCTGGCCGGGATCACGGCCGCGCTGCTGACCCTGCTGCCGCTCGTGGTCGCCGGCGTCGTCGGGGCGTACGTCGCGGTCAACGTCTGGTACAGCCTGGCGTTGAAGCACCAGCCGCTCGTGGACGTCTCCGTGGTGGCCGCCGGATTCGTGCTGCGGGCGCTCGCCGGGACGGTCGCGGCCGGTCTGCCGGTCCGCCCGTTCCTGCTGATCTGCGTCTACTGCGCCTGTGTCGCGCTGTCGCTCGGCAAGCGCCGTCATGAACTGGCGATGGTCGGCGACGCCCACCGGTCGGCGCTGTCGGCGTACTCGGTGCCGTTCCTGGATCACGTGGTCGTCGTCAACCTCGTCGTGGCGCTCGCCGGCTACGTCGCCTTCCTGTGGGGGCTGGCCTCGCCGTACGGGGCGGTCGCGACGGTCGTGACGTTCCCGTTCGCCACCTTCACGATCTACCGCTACCTGCAGATGGTGATGGTCGACCGGTCGGGCGGCGATCCCGTCGTCGACCTGGTCCGGGACGGGCCGATGCGGGCCGGCGCCGGACTCTGGGCCGCCGCGCTGGCCGCCGTCCTGATCGCGAGCGCCCTGTGA
- a CDS encoding endonuclease/exonuclease/phosphatase family protein, with protein sequence MVAHRVLSGRAYWWGPVDLAPPFVFAAVPILLIALAALTRRRLLIAYAVCGLILGFDYSGINAATLWHSRPPVAPGAITLVTWNTEYWDQDLEPGGPHTTEDFYKFLSSLDADVYLLQEYAHVDLTRADTFSQALAIDQADLLRQWFPGYEIVLAGRDLTLSRLPVVGHHWLDSTPWMPADLRPVPPGLADRPLFYQSQTLRTDIMLGGQVVSFYNSHIYQPPQRIFRLRSDPDSSMFAIDRFNFEIRRASYRALAADISGNPNRVVLGGDFNTSPAMNLLQLLPDRLVDQSPALASLYPATWPVGSAKWRLDWLFTTPDVDVSAYDLLDPKGLSDHKAQRVVLSAG encoded by the coding sequence GTGGTGGCCCACCGCGTGCTGAGCGGCCGGGCGTACTGGTGGGGGCCGGTCGATCTCGCGCCGCCGTTCGTCTTCGCGGCGGTGCCGATCCTGCTGATCGCGCTCGCGGCGCTGACCCGGCGACGGCTGCTGATCGCGTACGCGGTGTGCGGGCTCATCCTCGGGTTCGACTACTCCGGCATCAACGCGGCCACGCTGTGGCATTCGCGGCCGCCCGTCGCGCCCGGCGCGATCACCTTGGTCACCTGGAACACGGAGTACTGGGATCAGGACCTCGAACCGGGCGGGCCGCACACCACCGAGGACTTCTACAAGTTCCTCAGCTCCCTGGACGCCGACGTCTACCTCCTGCAGGAGTACGCCCACGTCGACCTGACCCGAGCCGACACGTTCTCCCAGGCGCTGGCCATCGACCAGGCCGACCTGCTGCGGCAGTGGTTCCCCGGCTACGAGATCGTCCTGGCCGGGCGGGATCTGACGCTGAGCCGGCTGCCGGTCGTCGGCCATCACTGGCTCGACTCGACGCCCTGGATGCCGGCGGATCTGCGGCCCGTCCCACCGGGGCTGGCCGATCGCCCGCTGTTCTACCAGTCGCAGACGTTGCGGACGGACATCATGCTCGGCGGGCAGGTCGTCTCGTTCTACAACTCGCACATCTACCAGCCGCCGCAACGCATCTTCCGGCTGCGGTCCGACCCGGACTCCAGCATGTTCGCGATCGACCGGTTCAACTTCGAGATCCGCCGGGCGAGCTACCGGGCGCTGGCGGCCGACATCTCGGGCAACCCGAATCGCGTCGTGCTCGGCGGTGACTTCAACACCTCGCCCGCGATGAATCTGCTCCAGTTGTTGCCGGACCGGCTGGTCGACCAGTCCCCGGCGCTGGCCTCGCTCTATCCGGCGACCTGGCCGGTCGGGTCGGCCAAGTGGCGGCTGGACTGGCTGTTCACCACGCCCGACGTCGACGTGTCAGCGTACGACCTGCTGGACCCGAAGGGCTTGTCCGACCACAAGGCTCAGCGCGTCGTGCTGTCGGCCGGGTGA
- a CDS encoding glycosyltransferase family 2 protein, translating into MPPLVSVIVPCHNSRKTLALCVEAAQAQTYAEIEVIVVDDASTDDSAAIAESLGAAVVRLPVNGGAGLARNRGMAAARGEVLFFVDSDVALAPDAVEQAMRMFDDHPEYAAVWGVYGDRPLVDDGIVERVQVLTGHYRQSELDVVHTGHFAVGALRRVVVDRIGGFDERLVGQWTNEDHEFGLRIAENFPVGRAVRVVGFHDDDDRVTSVVRKRFGRAVSLIPLVLKQRDLKPEREALHRPAELAAIGLTGFGLLLALVSPALGVLAVAAFGAFLWTVRGMLGFVRRSAGWPTAAAAAGLTFLYGFAVGLGGLTGALRYAVDPGFRRRYRTVSM; encoded by the coding sequence ATGCCGCCTTTGGTCTCCGTGATCGTGCCCTGCCACAACAGCCGTAAGACCCTCGCCCTCTGCGTCGAAGCCGCCCAGGCCCAGACGTACGCCGAGATCGAGGTGATCGTCGTGGACGACGCGAGCACCGACGACTCGGCCGCGATCGCCGAGAGCCTCGGTGCGGCCGTGGTGCGGCTGCCGGTCAACGGGGGAGCGGGGCTGGCCCGCAACCGGGGCATGGCAGCCGCGCGCGGCGAGGTGCTGTTCTTCGTCGACTCCGACGTGGCGCTGGCCCCGGACGCCGTCGAGCAGGCGATGCGGATGTTCGACGACCATCCCGAGTACGCCGCCGTCTGGGGGGTCTACGGCGACCGGCCGCTGGTTGACGACGGGATCGTCGAGCGCGTACAGGTGCTGACCGGACACTATCGACAGTCGGAGCTCGACGTCGTGCACACCGGGCACTTCGCGGTCGGCGCGCTGCGGCGGGTGGTCGTCGATCGGATCGGCGGCTTCGACGAGCGCCTGGTCGGCCAGTGGACGAACGAGGACCACGAGTTCGGGCTGCGGATCGCCGAGAACTTCCCGGTCGGCCGAGCGGTACGTGTGGTCGGCTTCCACGACGACGACGATCGTGTCACGTCGGTGGTACGCAAGCGCTTCGGCCGGGCGGTGTCGCTGATCCCGCTTGTGCTCAAGCAGCGGGACCTGAAACCGGAGCGGGAGGCGTTGCACCGGCCGGCCGAGCTGGCCGCGATCGGGCTGACCGGGTTCGGACTGCTGCTCGCCCTCGTCTCGCCAGCGCTCGGCGTACTGGCGGTGGCGGCGTTCGGGGCGTTCCTGTGGACCGTCCGCGGCATGCTCGGCTTCGTCCGGCGGTCCGCCGGCTGGCCGACCGCGGCGGCAGCGGCGGGCCTCACGTTCCTCTATGGCTTCGCGGTCGGCCTGGGCGGTCTGACCGGCGCTCTCCGGTACGCCGTCGATCCGGGTTTTCGCCGCCGATACAGGACTGTATCGATGTAG
- a CDS encoding SDR family NAD(P)-dependent oxidoreductase has protein sequence MTFTIDSTATDVLAGIDLTGRLAVVTGGYSGLGLAATRALAAAGATVVVPAKRPAAAAEALDGVPGIEVDELDLADLDSVEAFADRFAKSGRGIDVLLANAGVMALAETRVGPGWEGHFAINHLGHYALVNRLFPALTADGGARVVVTSSGVSPDATLNWDDVQFTEGYDRWAAYAQSKFANALFAAQLDELGQAAGVRAFSVNPGYILTPLQRHLTTQEMVDAGWIDADGNALLPEFRSTEQGAATLVWAAASPEPAGDGGAYLKACEVVRRFDTEQDRDQAVRLWALSADLTGVDGLAS, from the coding sequence ATGACGTTCACCATCGACAGCACCGCGACCGACGTTCTCGCCGGCATCGATCTGACCGGGCGGCTCGCCGTGGTCACCGGCGGCTACTCCGGGCTTGGGCTGGCCGCGACCCGGGCGCTCGCCGCGGCCGGGGCCACCGTCGTCGTGCCCGCGAAGCGGCCCGCGGCGGCGGCCGAGGCGCTGGACGGCGTACCCGGGATCGAGGTCGACGAGCTGGATCTGGCCGACCTGGACAGCGTCGAGGCGTTCGCCGACCGGTTCGCCAAGTCCGGTCGCGGCATCGATGTGCTCCTCGCGAACGCCGGGGTCATGGCGCTGGCGGAAACGCGCGTCGGACCCGGCTGGGAGGGCCACTTCGCGATCAACCACCTGGGCCACTACGCCCTGGTCAACCGGCTCTTCCCGGCGCTGACGGCCGACGGCGGCGCACGGGTGGTGGTCACCTCCTCTGGCGTCAGCCCGGACGCCACGCTGAACTGGGACGACGTCCAGTTCACCGAGGGCTACGACCGCTGGGCGGCGTACGCCCAGTCGAAGTTCGCCAACGCCTTGTTCGCCGCGCAGCTCGACGAGCTCGGTCAGGCAGCGGGCGTACGGGCCTTCTCGGTCAACCCCGGCTACATCCTGACGCCGTTGCAGCGACACCTGACCACGCAGGAGATGGTGGACGCGGGCTGGATCGACGCCGACGGCAACGCGCTGCTGCCCGAGTTCCGCTCGACCGAGCAGGGCGCGGCGACGCTGGTGTGGGCGGCCGCCTCACCGGAGCCGGCCGGCGACGGCGGCGCGTACCTCAAGGCCTGCGAGGTGGTCCGGCGCTTCGACACCGAGCAGGACCGCGATCAGGCCGTCCGTCTGTGGGCGCTGTCGGCCGACCTGACCGGCGTCGACGGGCTCGCCTCGTAG
- a CDS encoding glycosyltransferase family 2 protein — MTTPLVSVIIPNYNYGRTLGECIAATQRQTYPNIEVIVADDASTDDSVAIASRLGVTVLETDVNAGVSTARNRGAERAQGEVLFFVDSDVALAPDAVAEAVEQLLADERLGAVCGMYQAEPMFPDSLVKRYRAIQQFVWFTEIDGPIPGLHSALFAIRTAVFREIGPFNDRLRWTEEQDYGFRLNAKYVVLATSTVTGRHDHDGTLRVMLTKVFQRTRLGAPNWVRLRALPGGAGSGHRALGSAFLLAAVAALLLPIVFGPPALLACPVLAGISVALDGRTYAYAYRHHGVLFGLQFTVLHMLVTLTSAVAAGVGILQGLLFPRMTRRLYRVGTPA; from the coding sequence ATGACGACGCCGCTGGTCTCGGTGATCATCCCCAACTACAACTACGGCCGTACGCTCGGCGAGTGCATCGCGGCCACGCAGCGGCAGACGTATCCGAACATCGAGGTCATCGTGGCCGACGACGCCAGCACCGACGACTCGGTGGCGATCGCGAGCCGCCTCGGTGTGACCGTGCTGGAGACGGACGTCAACGCCGGGGTCTCGACCGCCCGCAATCGCGGCGCCGAGCGGGCCCAGGGTGAGGTGCTGTTCTTCGTCGACTCCGACGTGGCTCTCGCACCGGACGCGGTGGCCGAAGCGGTCGAGCAGTTGCTGGCCGACGAGCGGCTGGGCGCGGTCTGCGGCATGTATCAGGCCGAGCCGATGTTCCCCGACAGCCTGGTCAAGCGCTACCGGGCGATCCAGCAGTTCGTCTGGTTCACCGAGATCGACGGGCCGATCCCGGGCCTGCACTCGGCCCTGTTCGCCATCCGCACGGCGGTGTTCCGCGAGATCGGGCCGTTCAACGACCGGCTGCGCTGGACCGAGGAGCAGGACTACGGTTTCCGGCTCAACGCCAAGTACGTCGTGCTCGCAACCTCGACGGTCACCGGCCGGCACGACCATGACGGCACGTTGCGGGTGATGCTGACGAAGGTCTTCCAGCGTACGCGGCTGGGCGCGCCGAACTGGGTGCGGTTGCGCGCGCTGCCCGGCGGAGCGGGTTCGGGGCACCGGGCGTTGGGCAGCGCGTTCCTGCTGGCCGCTGTCGCCGCGCTGCTCCTGCCGATCGTGTTCGGCCCGCCGGCCCTGCTCGCCTGCCCCGTGCTCGCCGGGATCTCGGTCGCGCTCGACGGCCGCACCTACGCGTACGCGTACCGCCACCACGGCGTCCTGTTCGGACTCCAGTTCACCGTCCTGCATATGCTGGTGACATTGACCTCCGCCGTCGCCGCCGGAGTCGGAATTCTGCAGGGCCTGCTCTTCCCGCGCATGACGCGGCGGCTCTACCGCGTCGGAACCCCCGCCTGA
- a CDS encoding peptidoglycan-binding domain-containing protein — protein MTLTRRWILSRGAATAVAAVAGSTVLADQAFALPAVDMELVLLAAELDPPKPDEGLTPNAYASVLEVEKALSAKGFLSSSLVDGHYGTSTVSAYAAYQRSLGYTGIDANGIPGPTSLTSLGSGRFTVSRSVSTGSTTDSYGGQRVNTRTKNMLAKADSLVATSIVLSQGSYTSSNPSSAGTHDGGGVVDISVSALTTTQRWQTVKALRTVGFAAWLRNPSQGDWPYHIHAAAVLDPDMAETARDQIYDYYIGKNGLASHAADDTPTAYRMPFTWWEQYKRSL, from the coding sequence ATGACCCTTACCCGACGCTGGATCCTCTCCCGCGGCGCGGCCACCGCCGTCGCGGCGGTGGCCGGCTCGACCGTCCTGGCCGACCAGGCGTTCGCCCTGCCCGCCGTCGACATGGAGCTGGTGCTCCTGGCGGCCGAACTCGACCCGCCCAAGCCCGACGAGGGCCTGACCCCGAACGCGTACGCGAGCGTGCTAGAGGTGGAGAAGGCGCTGAGCGCCAAGGGGTTCCTGTCGTCCAGCCTGGTCGACGGCCACTACGGCACCTCGACGGTCTCCGCGTACGCCGCCTACCAGCGGTCGCTCGGCTACACCGGAATCGACGCCAACGGCATCCCGGGCCCGACGTCGCTGACGTCGCTCGGCTCGGGCCGGTTCACGGTCAGCCGGTCGGTGTCGACCGGTTCGACCACCGACAGCTACGGCGGCCAGCGGGTGAACACCCGGACGAAGAACATGCTGGCCAAGGCGGACTCGCTGGTCGCCACGTCGATCGTCCTGTCGCAAGGCTCCTACACCTCGTCCAACCCGTCGTCGGCCGGTACGCACGACGGCGGCGGCGTGGTCGACATCTCGGTCAGCGCCCTGACCACGACCCAGCGGTGGCAGACCGTGAAGGCGCTGCGGACGGTCGGCTTCGCGGCCTGGCTGCGCAACCCGTCCCAGGGCGACTGGCCGTACCACATCCACGCGGCCGCGGTGCTCGACCCGGACATGGCCGAGACGGCCCGCGACCAGATCTACGACTACTACATCGGCAAGAACGGGCTCGCCAGCCACGCGGCCGACGACACCCCGACGGCGTACCGCATGCCGTTCACCTGGTGGGAGCAGTACAAGCGGTCGCTGTAA
- a CDS encoding lysylphosphatidylglycerol synthase domain-containing protein, which translates to MKRRVLTAAFAVATIAAIVWMLRGQDWSVLRTTLDGRPAGFVVTMGVLAVLANAVALLTAMASWRHTLRAAGHELTTVEAIRLYFAGQFAKYLPGKVFSLVVNVRMGRTLGVPAARMASAWVLTLVIGVLTGATTGLLAGPELLGASAGWLILAALPIVAALIRPSLLSSAATLAARVLRRPAPEVDPDGVRPALVTQLVSWLAAGLQLWLLAVAVGADPAGSLLLCVGAFGLATVAGMFAVFAPEGIGVREVLLLAALGVSLPLPVASVVALSSRLIVIVSELLTAAIALAAATLARRARLSHSEDQSQDSSKALPVRS; encoded by the coding sequence ATGAAGCGCCGGGTACTGACCGCGGCTTTCGCGGTGGCGACGATCGCCGCGATCGTGTGGATGCTGCGGGGGCAGGACTGGTCAGTGCTGCGTACGACGCTCGACGGGCGACCGGCCGGCTTCGTCGTGACGATGGGCGTCCTGGCGGTGCTGGCGAACGCCGTCGCGCTGCTCACCGCGATGGCCTCGTGGCGGCATACGCTGCGCGCCGCCGGGCATGAGCTGACCACGGTGGAGGCGATCCGGCTCTACTTCGCCGGCCAGTTCGCGAAGTACCTGCCCGGCAAGGTCTTCAGCCTCGTGGTGAACGTCCGGATGGGTCGCACTCTCGGCGTGCCCGCCGCGCGGATGGCCTCGGCCTGGGTGCTGACCCTGGTGATCGGGGTGCTCACCGGGGCAACCACCGGCCTGCTGGCCGGACCCGAGTTGCTGGGCGCGTCGGCGGGCTGGCTGATCCTGGCTGCGCTGCCGATCGTGGCCGCGCTGATCCGGCCGAGCCTGCTGTCCAGTGCGGCGACTCTGGCCGCGCGGGTGTTGCGGCGGCCCGCCCCGGAGGTCGACCCCGACGGCGTACGCCCGGCGCTGGTGACCCAGCTAGTGTCGTGGCTCGCTGCCGGGTTGCAGCTCTGGTTGCTGGCCGTGGCGGTCGGCGCCGACCCGGCCGGATCGCTGCTGCTCTGCGTGGGCGCGTTCGGCTTGGCGACCGTCGCCGGAATGTTCGCCGTCTTCGCCCCCGAAGGCATCGGCGTACGCGAGGTGCTGCTGCTGGCCGCGCTGGGGGTGAGCCTGCCGCTGCCGGTGGCCAGCGTGGTGGCCCTGTCGAGCCGGTTGATCGTCATCGTCAGCGAGCTGCTCACGGCGGCCATCGCCCTGGCCGCCGCGACGCTGGCCCGCCGCGCCCGCCTCAGTCATAGCGAGGATCAGAGCCAAGATTCGAGCAAGGCCCTACCGGTACGTTCCTAG